One Deinococcus grandis DNA window includes the following coding sequences:
- a CDS encoding acyl-CoA dehydrogenase yields the protein MTVTEADPGMSFALSSDQRLIVEHVRDYARAEIAPHAAQFDRSGDYPREQLRGLADLGLMGATVPEAWGGAGLDSVTYALCLEEIAAADASVAVIVSVQNGLPEQMILRYGTDAQRDLYLRPLAAGQHIGAFCLTESGAGSDAASLRLQATRDGDDWVLNGTKAWITSGGQADTYLVMARTGGSGARGVSCFIVENGAPGLSFGKPEEKLGLHASHTTTVTFDGVRVPHADMVGEEGQGLIIALASLDAGRIGIAMQALGIARAAMEHATRYAAEREQFGKPLREFEGVSFKIARMAARIESARLVALKAAWLKDQGRPYGKEASIAKLLASEAAVDVTRDAIQIFGGNGYSREYPVERLYRDAKVTEIYEGTSEIQQLVISRAVFNELT from the coding sequence ATGACCGTCACCGAAGCCGACCCCGGCATGTCCTTCGCGCTGAGCAGCGACCAGCGCCTGATTGTGGAGCACGTCCGCGACTACGCCCGCGCCGAGATCGCCCCGCACGCCGCCCAGTTCGACCGCAGTGGCGACTACCCCCGCGAGCAGCTGCGCGGCCTGGCCGACCTGGGCCTGATGGGCGCCACCGTGCCCGAGGCGTGGGGCGGCGCGGGCCTGGACTCCGTCACGTACGCCCTGTGCCTCGAGGAGATCGCCGCCGCGGACGCCAGTGTCGCCGTGATCGTCAGCGTGCAGAACGGCCTGCCCGAGCAGATGATCCTGCGCTACGGCACCGACGCGCAGCGTGACCTCTATCTGCGCCCACTGGCCGCCGGGCAGCACATCGGCGCGTTCTGCCTGACCGAGAGCGGCGCGGGCAGTGACGCCGCCAGCCTGCGCCTGCAGGCCACCCGCGACGGGGACGACTGGGTGCTGAACGGCACGAAAGCCTGGATCACCAGCGGCGGTCAGGCGGACACGTACCTCGTCATGGCCCGCACGGGCGGGAGCGGCGCGCGCGGCGTGTCCTGCTTCATCGTCGAGAACGGCGCGCCGGGCCTGAGCTTCGGGAAGCCCGAGGAGAAACTCGGCCTGCACGCCAGCCACACCACCACCGTCACCTTCGACGGGGTGCGCGTCCCGCACGCGGACATGGTCGGCGAGGAAGGCCAGGGCCTGATCATCGCGCTGGCCAGCCTGGACGCGGGCCGCATCGGGATCGCCATGCAGGCCCTCGGGATCGCGCGCGCCGCGATGGAACACGCCACCCGCTACGCCGCCGAGCGCGAGCAGTTCGGCAAACCTCTGCGGGAATTCGAGGGCGTGTCGTTCAAGATCGCCCGGATGGCCGCCCGCATCGAGAGCGCCCGGCTGGTCGCGCTGAAGGCCGCGTGGCTCAAGGACCAGGGCCGCCCGTACGGCAAGGAGGCCAGCATCGCCAAACTGCTCGCCAGTGAGGCCGCCGTGGACGTCACGCGCGACGCCATCCAGATCTTCGGCGGGAACGGCTACAGCCGCGAGTACCCTGTCGAGCGTCTGTACCGCGACGCGAAGGTCACTGAGATCTACGAGGGCACCAGCGAGATCCAGCAGCTCGTGATCAGCCGGGCCGTCTTCAACGAACTGACCTGA
- a CDS encoding MDR family oxidoreductase — MTQATPDTYRALRVLKDDQGSRAELQTLPLSALPDGDVLIRVTHSSLNYKDGLAVSGRPGVLRTHPMTPGIDLAGTVIEDTSGRWQPGDAVILTGWGIGERQDGGYATRARARPEWLVAQPTGTDAHWAMSVGTAGFTAMLAVMALEDHGLTPGSGEVLVTGAAGGVGSTAVALLARAGHTVVASTGRAQEEAYLRDLGAARIIGRDELPALTRPLEKERWAGVVDTVGGATLAGAYASTRTHGSLAVCGLAGGHDLNATVFPLILRGVNLLGIDSVNCPPARREAAWARLARDLPAARLEAVTQTRPLSDVPALAAEILAGRVRGRTVIEIG, encoded by the coding sequence ATGACCCAGGCCACCCCCGACACCTACCGCGCCCTGCGCGTCCTGAAGGACGACCAGGGCTCCCGCGCCGAACTCCAGACCCTGCCGCTCTCGGCCCTGCCGGACGGGGATGTCCTGATCCGCGTGACGCACTCCAGCCTGAACTACAAGGACGGCCTGGCCGTCAGTGGCCGCCCCGGCGTGCTGCGCACCCACCCCATGACGCCCGGCATCGACCTCGCGGGCACCGTCATCGAGGATACCTCGGGCCGCTGGCAGCCGGGCGACGCGGTCATCCTGACCGGCTGGGGCATCGGCGAGCGGCAGGACGGCGGGTACGCCACCCGCGCCCGCGCCCGCCCCGAGTGGCTGGTCGCGCAGCCCACCGGGACGGACGCCCACTGGGCCATGAGCGTCGGCACGGCCGGGTTCACCGCCATGCTGGCCGTCATGGCGCTGGAGGACCACGGCCTGACGCCCGGCAGCGGCGAGGTGCTCGTCACCGGCGCGGCGGGCGGCGTGGGCAGCACCGCCGTGGCCCTGCTGGCCCGGGCGGGGCACACGGTCGTGGCGAGCACCGGCCGCGCCCAGGAGGAAGCGTACCTGCGTGACCTGGGCGCCGCGCGGATCATCGGGCGTGACGAGCTACCCGCCCTGACCCGCCCGCTGGAGAAGGAACGCTGGGCGGGCGTGGTGGACACGGTGGGCGGCGCCACGCTGGCCGGAGCGTACGCCTCGACCCGCACGCACGGCAGCCTCGCCGTGTGCGGCCTGGCGGGCGGGCACGACCTGAACGCGACCGTATTCCCGCTGATTCTGCGCGGCGTGAATCTGCTGGGCATCGACTCCGTCAACTGCCCCCCCGCCCGGCGCGAGGCGGCCTGGGCGCGGCTGGCGCGTGACCTGCCCGCCGCCCGCCTGGAGGCCGTCACGCAGACCCGGCCCCTCTCGGACGTGCCCGCGCTGGCGGCCGAGATCCTGGCGGGGCGCGTGCGGGGCCGCACCGTGATCGAGATCGGCTGA
- a CDS encoding hemolysin family protein produces the protein MNDLLGIVALFFLVLMNGFFVAAEFALVSVRRTRIDQLADEGNATAKATQKALQNLDLYIAATQLGITMASLAIGFVAEPAIEHLLHPLFPEGQFSEAQITAISFGVAFAISTVLHIVFGELAPKSWALQRSEQVSLVVIRPLLIFTAIFKWAIKGLNALGNGVVRLFGLRGVAGHHTAYSEEEIRMIVSASSQEGVLEDDEKELVYNVFDLSDTTVREVMTPRIDMVLVDGAAPLRRLLDLNAEHGYSRVPVFQDTPDNIVGIVHTGDMLAHLETLDHTLIADVMRPVYFVPEGMKIKDLLAKMRDKKSHMSIVVDEFGGTAGLVTLEDALEEIVGEIYDETDDEEVSMIEVIGEGVYLMDASLTVGEVEERLGANIEDGEGEFDTLSGFMTSHFGDIPEPGQHFTHNGWAFTVEDADQRRVTRVRVERAPQVNELETEDTHE, from the coding sequence ATGAATGATCTGCTCGGAATCGTCGCCCTGTTCTTCCTGGTGCTCATGAACGGCTTCTTCGTCGCGGCGGAGTTCGCGCTCGTCAGCGTGCGCCGCACCCGCATCGACCAGCTGGCCGACGAGGGGAACGCCACTGCCAAGGCCACGCAGAAGGCGCTGCAGAACCTCGACCTGTACATCGCCGCCACGCAGCTGGGCATCACCATGGCCAGCCTCGCGATCGGTTTCGTGGCCGAGCCCGCCATCGAGCACCTGCTGCACCCGCTGTTCCCCGAGGGGCAGTTCAGCGAGGCGCAGATCACCGCGATCTCGTTCGGCGTGGCGTTCGCGATCAGCACCGTGCTGCACATCGTGTTCGGGGAGCTCGCGCCGAAAAGCTGGGCGTTGCAGCGCAGCGAGCAGGTCAGTCTGGTCGTCATCCGGCCCCTGCTGATCTTCACGGCGATCTTCAAGTGGGCCATCAAGGGCCTGAACGCGCTGGGCAACGGCGTGGTGCGCCTGTTCGGCCTGCGCGGCGTCGCCGGGCATCACACGGCCTACTCGGAAGAGGAGATCCGCATGATCGTCAGCGCGTCCAGCCAGGAGGGCGTGCTGGAGGACGACGAGAAGGAACTCGTGTACAACGTGTTCGACCTGTCCGACACGACCGTGCGCGAGGTCATGACGCCCCGCATCGACATGGTGCTCGTGGACGGGGCCGCGCCGCTGCGCCGCCTGCTGGACCTGAACGCCGAGCACGGCTACTCGCGCGTGCCGGTCTTCCAGGACACCCCGGACAACATCGTGGGCATCGTGCACACCGGCGACATGCTCGCGCACCTCGAGACGCTGGACCACACCCTGATCGCGGACGTGATGCGCCCGGTGTACTTCGTGCCCGAGGGCATGAAGATCAAGGACCTGCTCGCCAAGATGCGCGACAAGAAGAGCCACATGAGCATCGTCGTGGACGAATTCGGCGGCACGGCCGGTCTGGTCACGCTGGAGGACGCCCTGGAAGAGATCGTGGGTGAGATCTACGACGAGACCGACGACGAGGAGGTCTCCATGATCGAGGTGATCGGCGAGGGCGTGTACCTGATGGACGCCAGCCTGACGGTCGGCGAGGTCGAGGAGCGCCTCGGGGCGAACATCGAGGACGGCGAGGGTGAATTTGATACCCTGAGCGGCTTCATGACCAGCCACTTCGGGGACATCCCGGAGCCGGGGCAGCACTTCACCCATAACGGCTGGGCTTTCACCGTCGAGGACGCCGACCAGCGCCGCGTGACCCGCGTGCGTGTGGAACGCGCCCCGCAGGTGAACGAGCTGGAGACCGAGGACACTCATGAGTAA
- the cdd gene encoding cytidine deaminase: protein MSNANALNLTPDPQLLEGAKAAFRQAYAPYSKFHVGSALRTRDGRVFFGANVENASYGLGRCAEQSAVQAMATAGERDFTDIVVYSEATPPASPCGACRQVLFEFAPDARVVCVNQHGDIVSGYVRDFLPHGFRLEQRDDGHDVGTE from the coding sequence ATGAGTAACGCCAACGCACTGAACCTGACCCCCGACCCCCAGCTCCTCGAGGGCGCGAAAGCCGCCTTCCGGCAGGCGTACGCGCCGTACAGCAAGTTCCATGTGGGCTCGGCGCTGCGCACCCGTGACGGCCGCGTGTTCTTCGGCGCGAACGTCGAGAACGCCAGTTACGGCCTGGGCCGCTGCGCCGAGCAGAGCGCCGTGCAGGCCATGGCCACCGCAGGCGAGCGCGACTTCACCGACATCGTCGTGTACTCCGAGGCGACCCCGCCCGCCAGTCCGTGCGGCGCGTGCCGGCAGGTGCTGTTCGAGTTCGCGCCGGACGCGCGCGTGGTGTGCGTGAACCAGCACGGCGACATCGTCAGCGGGTACGTGCGGGATTTCCTGCCTCACGGCTTCCGTCTGGAGCAGCGCGACGACGGGCACGACGTCGGTACGGAGTAG
- a CDS encoding ABC transporter ATP-binding protein — protein sequence MAEVILEHINKRYGTKHHAVKDFNLHIQDREFMVFVGPSGCGKSTTLRMIAGLEDISDGILKIGDRVVNDVPPKDRDIAMVFQNYALYPHMNVYENMAFGLKLRKTPKEEIDKRVREAAKILQIEHLLGRKPKELSGGQRQRVAMGRAIVREPKVFLMDEPLSNLDAKLRVEMRSQISQLHRRLGATIVYVTHDQVEAMTLGNRIVVMRDGVIMQVDTPMNLYDFPQNKFVAGFIGSPSMNFLTGRVQNGEFVIGENRVGAMGRLGQSLKAYEGKDVLMGIRPEHLGMVGMTDLPRGSNVLRGQVVVVEPLGAQTDLIIDVAGQHITAKVEGQANVLPGDSIELLVDQTRLHAFDPSSEAAIDRGTPAGTRGQADTPGLGYEYAAPVSTY from the coding sequence ATGGCAGAAGTGATTCTGGAGCACATCAACAAGCGCTACGGCACGAAGCACCACGCGGTGAAGGACTTCAACCTGCACATCCAGGACCGCGAGTTCATGGTGTTCGTCGGGCCGTCCGGCTGCGGGAAGTCCACGACCCTGCGCATGATCGCGGGCCTGGAGGACATCAGCGACGGCATCCTGAAGATCGGTGACCGCGTCGTGAACGACGTGCCGCCCAAGGACCGCGACATCGCGATGGTCTTCCAGAACTACGCGCTGTACCCGCACATGAACGTGTACGAGAACATGGCCTTCGGCCTGAAACTCCGCAAGACGCCCAAAGAGGAGATCGACAAGCGCGTGCGTGAAGCCGCGAAGATCCTCCAGATCGAGCACCTGCTGGGCCGCAAGCCCAAGGAACTCTCGGGCGGTCAGCGTCAGCGTGTGGCGATGGGCCGCGCGATCGTGCGCGAGCCGAAAGTGTTCCTGATGGACGAGCCGCTCTCGAACCTGGACGCCAAGCTGCGCGTCGAGATGCGCTCGCAGATCAGCCAGCTGCACCGCCGCCTGGGCGCCACGATCGTGTACGTGACCCACGACCAGGTGGAGGCCATGACGCTCGGCAACCGCATCGTGGTCATGCGGGACGGCGTGATCATGCAGGTGGACACCCCCATGAACCTGTACGACTTCCCGCAGAACAAGTTCGTGGCGGGCTTCATCGGCAGCCCCAGCATGAACTTCCTGACGGGCCGCGTGCAGAACGGCGAGTTCGTGATCGGCGAGAACCGCGTCGGCGCGATGGGCCGCCTGGGCCAGAGCCTGAAGGCCTACGAGGGCAAGGACGTCCTGATGGGCATCCGCCCCGAGCACCTGGGCATGGTCGGCATGACCGACCTGCCGCGCGGCTCGAACGTCCTGCGCGGTCAGGTCGTCGTGGTCGAGCCGCTGGGCGCCCAGACGGACCTGATCATCGACGTGGCCGGGCAGCACATCACCGCGAAGGTCGAGGGTCAGGCGAACGTCCTGCCCGGCGACAGCATCGAGCTGCTCGTCGACCAGACCCGCCTGCACGCCTTCGATCCCAGCAGCGAGGCCGCCATCGACCGTGGCACGCCCGCCGGGACGCGCGGCCAGGCCGACACCCCCGGCCTGGGCTACGAGTACGCCGCGCCCGTCAGCACGTACTGA
- a CDS encoding ABC transporter substrate-binding protein, whose protein sequence is MKNVVLTLAALTLLTTAQARTWAEIKQSGTVKIATEGAFPPFNVMKGKEPSGFEVELANALAKQLGLKVQWVIQPFDNLLIGLGQDRYDFVIASHGITPERQKAVDFTNPHYCTGGAVVTKPGGPMNAAALKGKTVAVQVGTTYLENVRKVPGVKDVKTFPKDTDAQAALMAGRVDAWVGDKFTGLDLVKAQKGKVVQGSLLFNEKIGMAVKKGNASLLKELNAALAKAMSDGTYAKLSGKYFGTDVRCK, encoded by the coding sequence ATGAAGAACGTAGTCCTGACCCTCGCTGCACTGACCCTCCTGACCACCGCGCAGGCCCGCACCTGGGCCGAGATCAAGCAGTCCGGCACCGTCAAGATCGCCACCGAGGGCGCCTTCCCGCCCTTCAACGTCATGAAGGGCAAGGAACCGTCCGGCTTCGAGGTCGAACTCGCCAACGCGCTCGCCAAACAGCTGGGCCTGAAGGTGCAGTGGGTCATCCAGCCGTTCGACAACCTGCTGATCGGCCTGGGTCAGGACCGCTACGACTTCGTGATCGCCAGCCACGGCATCACGCCCGAACGGCAGAAGGCCGTGGACTTCACCAACCCGCACTACTGCACGGGCGGCGCGGTCGTCACGAAACCCGGCGGGCCCATGAACGCCGCGGCACTCAAGGGCAAGACGGTCGCCGTTCAGGTCGGCACCACGTACCTGGAGAACGTGCGCAAGGTGCCCGGCGTGAAGGACGTCAAGACCTTCCCCAAGGACACCGACGCGCAGGCGGCGCTCATGGCGGGCCGCGTGGACGCCTGGGTGGGCGACAAGTTCACGGGCCTGGATCTCGTGAAGGCGCAGAAGGGCAAGGTCGTGCAGGGTTCGCTGCTGTTCAACGAGAAGATCGGCATGGCCGTGAAGAAGGGCAACGCCAGCCTCCTGAAGGAACTGAACGCCGCGCTGGCCAAGGCCATGAGCGACGGCACGTACGCGAAACTGAGCGGCAAGTACTTCGGTACGGACGTGCGCTGCAAGTAA
- a CDS encoding amino acid ABC transporter permease, translating to MTAKPTPPRASQPLGLGALLLWLGGAAVAFLALFWLITLILRQMPDPIGPRADLFVDGARMTLQLTVVSGLIGLIVGTIAGIQKTSALWIVRAPASLFIWLVRGTPLLVQILFVYNALPPLLKGIGIDVQLNEFWSAVIALSLNVGAYNAEVIRAGILAVPRGQTEAARSLGLSGPQTMTTVILPQALRIVVPPLVNNLVALLKDSSLASSIALLELTLAGQRVSSESFLPIPVLTTVAGVYLALTTVMTFFTDQLERRLKIATR from the coding sequence ATGACCGCCAAGCCCACCCCGCCCCGCGCCAGCCAGCCGCTCGGCCTGGGCGCCCTGCTGCTGTGGCTGGGCGGTGCGGCGGTCGCCTTCCTGGCCCTGTTCTGGCTGATCACGCTGATCCTGCGGCAGATGCCCGACCCGATCGGCCCGCGCGCCGACCTGTTCGTGGACGGCGCGCGCATGACCCTGCAACTCACGGTGGTCAGCGGCCTGATCGGCCTGATCGTGGGGACCATCGCCGGGATCCAGAAGACGAGTGCGCTGTGGATCGTGCGGGCGCCCGCCAGCCTGTTCATCTGGCTGGTGCGCGGCACGCCGCTGCTCGTGCAGATCCTGTTCGTGTACAACGCCCTGCCGCCCCTCCTGAAGGGCATCGGGATCGACGTGCAGCTGAACGAGTTCTGGTCCGCCGTGATCGCGCTGTCGCTGAACGTGGGGGCGTACAACGCCGAGGTGATCCGCGCCGGGATCCTGGCCGTGCCGCGCGGGCAGACCGAGGCGGCCCGCAGTCTGGGCCTGAGCGGTCCGCAGACCATGACCACCGTGATCCTGCCGCAGGCGCTGCGCATCGTGGTGCCGCCGCTGGTGAACAACCTCGTGGCGCTGCTCAAGGACTCCTCACTGGCGTCCAGCATCGCGCTGCTGGAACTCACGCTGGCCGGTCAGCGCGTGTCCTCCGAGAGCTTCCTGCCCATCCCGGTCCTGACGACCGTGGCGGGCGTGTACCTGGCCCTGACGACCGTAATGACGTTCTTCACCGATCAGCTCGAACGCCGCCTGAAGATCGCCACCCGCTGA
- a CDS encoding AI-2E family transporter, producing MSVPDSSPPPGRPAPWQSTGSIQEFLRSLWQYAAFRLIVFALVGVLALQFGGWLLGHLASVIVTVLGAYALAFLVNPILSWLERHRVGRAVGVLLLIVILAGALTLLGFLVSSQLRGLIDGLPYLAHNLKVIVNSLLDRLDSIPGTSGLKASVTAYIDTQTSNLTENTGPLIERLVTSGPDVLDTLSGLVGWLGQLGLLLTLAMYFMFEYNTFGAGLLKLFPRTWQPTVLQLAEDVSDSFGMYLRGTVITAIACALLATTGLLILKVPNALALGILSAFVNLIPYVGIVVASIPPMLLAIPQGTTTVVEVGALYFVINQLLGNVIGPMVMGRSTSIGPASILIAILVGLTLAGAMGAILAIPCAVLLKRWTSRYWLRSPLYRGVRGGAAPAREELPTER from the coding sequence GTGAGTGTTCCCGATTCCTCCCCGCCGCCCGGCCGGCCTGCCCCGTGGCAGTCCACCGGGTCCATCCAGGAGTTCCTGCGGTCGCTGTGGCAGTACGCGGCGTTCCGCCTGATCGTGTTCGCGCTCGTGGGGGTGCTGGCCCTGCAGTTCGGCGGGTGGCTGCTCGGGCACCTCGCGAGCGTCATCGTGACGGTCCTCGGGGCTTACGCACTGGCGTTCCTCGTGAACCCGATCCTGTCCTGGCTGGAACGCCACCGGGTGGGCCGCGCGGTGGGCGTGCTGCTGCTGATCGTGATCCTGGCGGGCGCCCTGACGCTGCTGGGATTCCTGGTCAGTTCACAGCTGCGCGGCCTGATCGACGGCCTGCCGTACCTCGCGCACAACCTCAAGGTGATCGTCAATTCCCTGCTGGACCGCCTGGACAGCATTCCGGGCACCTCGGGCCTGAAGGCCAGCGTCACGGCGTACATCGACACGCAGACCTCCAACCTCACGGAGAACACCGGGCCGCTCATCGAGCGGCTGGTCACCTCCGGCCCGGACGTCCTGGACACCCTGTCCGGACTGGTCGGGTGGCTGGGGCAGCTGGGCCTGCTGCTGACCCTCGCCATGTACTTCATGTTCGAGTACAACACCTTCGGGGCGGGCCTGCTGAAGCTCTTCCCGCGCACGTGGCAGCCCACCGTGCTGCAACTCGCCGAGGACGTCAGCGACAGCTTCGGCATGTACCTGCGCGGCACCGTGATCACCGCGATCGCCTGCGCGCTGCTCGCCACGACCGGCCTGCTCATCCTGAAGGTCCCGAACGCCCTGGCGCTGGGCATCCTGAGTGCCTTCGTGAACCTCATTCCATACGTGGGGATCGTCGTGGCGTCCATCCCGCCCATGCTGCTCGCCATCCCCCAGGGCACGACGACGGTCGTGGAGGTCGGCGCGCTGTACTTCGTGATCAACCAGCTGCTCGGGAACGTCATCGGGCCGATGGTCATGGGCCGCAGCACCAGCATCGGCCCGGCGAGCATCCTGATCGCGATCCTGGTGGGCCTGACCCTGGCAGGCGCGATGGGCGCCATCCTCGCCATTCCCTGCGCGGTCCTGCTCAAGCGCTGGACCAGCCGTTACTGGCTGCGCAGCCCCCTGTACCGCGGCGTGCGTGGCGGCGCCGCTCCCGCCCGCGAGGAACTGCCTACCGAACGATAA
- a CDS encoding ATP-dependent helicase: protein MTEPDLLAQLNPTQAQAADHYTGPALVIAGAGSGKTRTLIYRIAHLIQHYGVQPGEILAVTFTNKAAAEMRERAGHLIDGADKLWMSTFHSAGVRILRAYGEHIGLKRGFVIYDDDDQLDILKEVMGSVPGIGPDTNPRVLRGILDRAKSNLLTPDQIARSGEPYISGVPREAAAEVYRRYEQRKKGQNAIDFGDLITETVRLFQEVPAVLNAVQNRAKFIHVDEYQDTNKAQYELTRLLASRDRNLLVVGDPDQSIYKFRGADIQNILDFQKDYRDAKVYLLEHNYRSSARVLTIANRLIENNAERLDKTLKAVKEDGHPVVFHRATDHRAEGDFVAEWITRLHTLEGRKFSEMAILYRTNAQSRVLEESLRRVQIPAKIVGGVGFYDRREIKDILAYARLAINPSDDVALRRIIGRPKRGIGDTAMIKLMDWARANGTSLLTACANAEQARILDRGAARPVEFAALMEAMADAAENYDPAPFLRFVIETSGYLDLLRQEGQEGQVRMENLDELINAAQEWAQEHDGTIADFLDDAALLSSVDDMRTKTENKGAPEDAVTLMTMHNAKGLEFPVVFIVGAEEGLLPSKGALVEAGGIEEERRLFYVGITRAMERLFLTAAQNRMQFGKTNAAEDSRFLEEIEGHFDTIDPYGQVIEYRAKTWKQYRPTVPAPSAVKNTSPMTAGMAFRGGEKVRHPKFGEGQVLAVAGVGDRQEVTVHFPSAGTKKLLVKFANLSPA from the coding sequence GTGACCGAGCCCGACCTCCTTGCCCAGCTCAACCCCACCCAGGCCCAGGCCGCCGACCACTACACCGGCCCGGCCCTGGTCATCGCCGGCGCCGGCAGCGGCAAGACCCGCACCCTCATCTACCGCATCGCCCACCTGATTCAGCACTACGGCGTGCAGCCCGGCGAGATCCTCGCCGTGACCTTCACGAACAAGGCCGCCGCCGAGATGCGCGAACGCGCGGGCCACCTCATCGACGGCGCCGACAAACTCTGGATGAGCACCTTCCACAGCGCCGGGGTGCGCATCCTGCGCGCCTACGGCGAACACATCGGTCTGAAACGCGGCTTCGTCATCTACGACGACGACGACCAGCTCGACATCCTCAAGGAAGTCATGGGCTCGGTGCCCGGCATCGGCCCGGACACCAACCCCCGCGTCCTGCGCGGCATCCTCGACCGCGCCAAGAGCAACCTCCTCACCCCCGACCAGATCGCCCGCAGCGGCGAACCCTACATCAGCGGCGTGCCCCGCGAGGCCGCCGCCGAGGTCTACCGCCGCTACGAACAGCGCAAGAAAGGCCAGAACGCCATCGACTTCGGCGACCTCATCACCGAGACCGTCCGCCTCTTCCAGGAAGTCCCCGCCGTCCTGAACGCCGTGCAGAACCGCGCGAAGTTCATCCACGTGGACGAGTACCAGGACACCAACAAGGCCCAGTACGAACTGACCCGCCTGCTCGCCAGCCGCGACCGCAACCTGCTCGTCGTCGGGGATCCAGACCAGTCGATCTATAAATTTAGAGGCGCCGACATCCAGAACATCCTGGATTTCCAGAAGGACTACCGCGACGCGAAGGTGTACCTGCTGGAACACAACTACCGCTCCAGCGCCCGCGTGCTGACCATCGCGAACAGGCTGATCGAGAACAACGCCGAGCGCCTCGATAAGACCCTCAAGGCCGTCAAGGAGGACGGGCACCCGGTCGTGTTCCACCGCGCGACCGACCACCGCGCCGAGGGGGATTTCGTCGCGGAGTGGATCACGCGCCTGCACACCCTGGAGGGCCGCAAGTTCAGCGAGATGGCGATCCTGTACCGCACGAACGCGCAGTCGCGCGTGCTCGAGGAATCGTTGCGGCGCGTGCAGATCCCCGCGAAGATCGTGGGTGGCGTGGGCTTCTACGACCGCCGGGAGATCAAGGACATCCTCGCGTACGCCCGGCTGGCCATCAACCCCAGTGACGACGTGGCGCTGCGCCGCATCATCGGGCGGCCCAAGCGCGGTATCGGCGACACGGCGATGATCAAGCTGATGGACTGGGCCCGCGCGAACGGCACCAGCCTCCTGACCGCCTGCGCGAACGCCGAACAGGCCCGCATCCTCGACCGCGGCGCGGCGCGCCCCGTGGAGTTCGCCGCGCTGATGGAGGCCATGGCGGACGCCGCCGAGAACTACGACCCCGCGCCGTTCCTGCGTTTCGTGATCGAGACCAGCGGGTACCTCGACCTGCTGCGCCAGGAGGGGCAGGAGGGCCAGGTGCGCATGGAGAACCTGGACGAACTCATCAACGCCGCGCAGGAATGGGCGCAGGAACACGACGGCACCATCGCGGACTTCCTGGACGACGCGGCGCTGCTGTCCAGCGTGGACGACATGCGCACCAAGACCGAGAACAAGGGCGCCCCGGAGGACGCCGTCACCCTGATGACCATGCACAACGCCAAGGGCCTGGAGTTCCCCGTGGTGTTCATCGTGGGCGCGGAGGAGGGCCTGCTGCCCAGCAAGGGCGCCCTGGTCGAGGCGGGCGGCATCGAGGAGGAACGCCGACTGTTCTACGTGGGCATCACCCGCGCCATGGAACGCCTGTTCCTGACCGCCGCGCAGAACCGCATGCAGTTCGGCAAGACGAACGCCGCCGAGGACAGCCGCTTCCTCGAGGAGATCGAGGGGCACTTCGACACCATCGACCCGTACGGGCAGGTCATCGAGTACCGCGCCAAGACCTGGAAACAGTACCGCCCGACCGTGCCCGCCCCGAGCGCCGTGAAGAACACCAGCCCCATGACCGCCGGAATGGCCTTCCGGGGCGGCGAGAAGGTCAGGCACCCCAAGTTCGGCGAGGGGCAGGTGCTGGCCGTGGCGGGCGTCGGCGACCGGCAGGAGGTCACCGTGCACTTCCCGTCCGCGGGGACCAAGAAGCTGCTCGTGAAGTTCGCGAACCTCAGCCCCGCCTGA